The following are encoded together in the Streptomyces sp. NBC_01465 genome:
- a CDS encoding APC family permease, with the protein MTDTLRPAAPPAAVGEAEARPRTLTRSIGVVGGTLLTLSCLTPASTLFVIVPPFFADLGTGTALTIAIAAVLCIAVAFCYSELGTLVPSAGGEYAMVGTLLGRMAGWLVFVLSLIVVMIVPPIIALGTAEYLAPIVHVNGQLAGAGVMLLATVVGLFDLRANAWITGVFLVLEVVAAAAVAFLGFSHVSRPASVLVDPVVGSGSATSPLTAAAVISGLALALFVLQGFSTAVYLSEEMEQPHRTVPRTVMWTLAIGSLVILIPTIAITLGAPDLATLSEGNLAAMVQQWSNSTVGTFISLCIALAIINAGIVMVIQNSRVLYASARDRAWPEPVNRAFSTLSKRYGAPWVATLLVGVPGAVLCFVPVETLSGVTGVAVAALYLVVAVGALAARRRPAEGRTVWRMPLWPVVPVLLIAVLAYVLTQQTAQDLLITGGVIAAACLYWLLYLRPRQDSRWVITLPDAQ; encoded by the coding sequence ATGACCGACACGCTCCGGCCCGCAGCCCCACCCGCGGCCGTAGGAGAGGCCGAGGCCCGCCCCCGTACGCTCACCCGTTCCATCGGGGTCGTCGGCGGCACTCTGCTGACCCTGTCCTGCCTGACTCCCGCCTCGACGCTCTTCGTGATCGTCCCGCCGTTCTTCGCCGATCTGGGTACCGGCACCGCACTCACCATCGCCATCGCCGCCGTGCTCTGCATCGCCGTGGCGTTCTGCTACTCGGAGCTCGGCACGCTCGTCCCCAGCGCGGGCGGCGAGTACGCCATGGTCGGCACGCTCCTCGGGCGCATGGCCGGCTGGCTGGTCTTCGTCCTCTCGCTGATCGTCGTCATGATCGTGCCGCCGATCATCGCGCTGGGCACCGCCGAGTACCTCGCCCCGATCGTGCACGTCAACGGGCAGCTCGCGGGCGCCGGAGTGATGCTGCTCGCCACCGTCGTGGGCCTCTTCGACCTGCGGGCCAACGCCTGGATCACCGGGGTCTTCCTCGTCCTCGAAGTGGTCGCGGCCGCTGCCGTCGCCTTCCTCGGCTTCAGCCATGTCTCACGGCCCGCGTCCGTCCTCGTCGACCCGGTCGTCGGTTCCGGCAGCGCGACGAGTCCGCTCACCGCCGCCGCCGTCATCTCCGGGCTCGCGCTCGCCCTCTTCGTGCTCCAGGGCTTCTCGACCGCCGTCTACCTCTCCGAGGAGATGGAGCAGCCGCACCGCACGGTGCCGCGCACGGTCATGTGGACCCTGGCCATCGGCTCCCTCGTCATCCTGATCCCGACGATCGCGATCACGCTGGGTGCGCCGGATCTGGCGACGCTGAGCGAGGGCAATCTCGCCGCGATGGTCCAGCAGTGGAGCAACAGCACGGTCGGCACCTTCATCAGCCTCTGCATCGCGCTCGCCATCATCAACGCGGGCATCGTGATGGTGATCCAGAACTCCCGTGTCCTGTACGCGTCCGCCCGCGACCGCGCCTGGCCCGAGCCGGTCAACCGCGCGTTCTCCACGCTGAGCAAGCGCTACGGCGCCCCCTGGGTGGCGACGCTGCTCGTGGGCGTCCCCGGCGCCGTCCTCTGCTTCGTCCCCGTGGAGACGCTGAGCGGGGTCACCGGTGTCGCCGTAGCCGCCCTCTACCTGGTGGTGGCTGTCGGGGCCCTCGCGGCCCGGCGCAGGCCCGCCGAGGGGCGCACGGTGTGGCGGATGCCGCTGTGGCCGGTGGTGCCGGTGCTGCTGATCGCGGTCCTCGCGTACGTACTGACACAGCAGACCGCGCAGGATCTGCTGATCACCGGTGGAGTGATCGCGGCGGCCTGTCTGTACTGGCTGCTCTACCTCCGGCCGCGGCAGGACAGCCGCTGGGTGATCACCCTGCCCGACGCGCAGTAG
- a CDS encoding inositol monophosphatase family protein translates to MITELLAGNLSEVEEAVRRAAAVEILPRWRQLAEHEIVLKTGPNDPVTVADRGAEELLTAALTALLPGSVVVGEEAVSADPSTYDALRGDAPVWIVDPIDGTRQFIRGEPGFCTLVALAHRGELLASWTYAPVLDEMAVAVRGRGAHLNGEPLHAGTPAPGAVLEIATSHPDFTTPEQKRSLLALRTEGINPRPCGSAGLEYLGIARGDVDAIAFNWELAWDHAAGLLLVEEAGGAHLTLTGEPFRITGGNTLPFTAARDAATARRVAGILSAGSVG, encoded by the coding sequence ATGATCACTGAACTGCTCGCCGGGAACCTGTCCGAGGTCGAGGAGGCCGTCCGCCGCGCGGCAGCCGTGGAGATCCTGCCGCGCTGGCGTCAGCTCGCCGAGCACGAGATCGTGCTGAAGACCGGCCCGAACGATCCGGTGACCGTCGCCGACCGCGGCGCCGAGGAGCTCCTGACGGCGGCCCTGACGGCGCTCCTGCCCGGCTCCGTGGTCGTGGGCGAGGAGGCGGTGTCCGCCGACCCTTCGACGTACGACGCACTGCGCGGTGACGCTCCGGTCTGGATCGTCGACCCGATCGACGGCACCCGACAGTTCATCCGGGGCGAACCGGGCTTCTGCACGCTGGTCGCCCTCGCCCACCGGGGCGAGCTGCTCGCCTCCTGGACGTATGCGCCCGTACTGGACGAGATGGCCGTGGCGGTACGGGGCCGCGGCGCCCACCTCAACGGCGAACCGCTGCACGCGGGCACGCCCGCGCCCGGAGCGGTCCTGGAGATCGCCACGTCGCACCCGGACTTCACCACCCCCGAGCAGAAGCGCTCCCTGCTCGCCCTGCGGACGGAGGGCATCAACCCCCGCCCGTGCGGCTCGGCGGGACTGGAGTACCTGGGCATCGCGCGCGGCGACGTGGACGCGATCGCGTTCAACTGGGAGCTGGCGTGGGACCACGCGGCGGGCCTGCTCCTGGTGGAGGAGGCGGGCGGCGCCCACCTGACACTGACCGGTGAGCCCTTCCGCATCACCGGCGGAAACACCCTCCCCTTCACGGCGGCCAGGGACGCGGCGACGGCGCGGCGGGTGGCGGGGATCCTCTCGGCGGGGTCCGTCGGCTGA
- a CDS encoding nucleotidyltransferase domain-containing protein, with amino-acid sequence MNSTVAAMADRLTSLPSIRAVALGGSRARGTQRPDSDWDLGLYYRGAPDLAALDALAAEFADEPVEVAGPGGWGPWVNGGAWLRVDGVAVDWILRDLDRVERVWSDCREGRYEVGIQPGHPLGFWSPVYPGEVALSRVLADPAGELTALRSETLTYPEPLRKALGEASWEAEFSVAAARKAVGGGDALYVSLCLSRAVGILAQSLHAHHRAWCLNEKGALTATARLPHTPPDFEARATAALTGLDLAAVDATAALVRDVRAVLDEDPV; translated from the coding sequence ATGAATTCGACTGTCGCGGCCATGGCCGACCGCCTCACCTCGCTCCCCTCGATCCGCGCGGTGGCCCTGGGCGGCAGTCGCGCACGGGGCACCCAGCGCCCCGATTCGGACTGGGATCTGGGCCTCTACTACCGGGGCGCCCCCGACCTCGCCGCGCTCGACGCCCTCGCGGCGGAGTTCGCCGACGAGCCCGTCGAGGTGGCGGGGCCCGGCGGCTGGGGACCCTGGGTCAACGGCGGCGCCTGGCTGAGGGTGGACGGGGTCGCGGTGGACTGGATCCTGCGCGATCTCGACCGGGTGGAGCGGGTCTGGTCGGACTGCCGCGAGGGCCGTTACGAGGTGGGAATCCAGCCCGGCCATCCGCTGGGCTTCTGGTCGCCGGTGTATCCGGGCGAGGTGGCGCTGAGCCGTGTACTGGCGGACCCCGCAGGCGAGTTGACGGCGCTCAGGTCCGAGACGCTGACGTACCCGGAGCCCTTGCGCAAGGCGCTGGGCGAGGCGTCCTGGGAGGCGGAGTTCTCGGTGGCGGCCGCCCGCAAAGCGGTGGGGGGCGGCGACGCGCTGTATGTGTCCCTGTGCCTGTCCCGGGCCGTCGGCATCCTGGCCCAGTCCCTGCACGCCCACCACCGCGCATGGTGCCTGAACGAGAAGGGCGCCCTGACGGCGACGGCCCGCCTCCCGCACACCCCGCCGGACTTCGAGGCCCGGGCGACGGCAGCCCTGACGGGCCTCGACCTGGCCGCGGTCGATGCAACCGCAGCCCTGGTGAGGGACGTTCGCGCCGTACTGGACGAGGATCCGGTGTGA
- a CDS encoding phytoene desaturase family protein, whose translation MPSMLDAVVVGAGPNGLTAAAELARRGFSVEVFEAHDTVGGGARTEELTLPGFRHDPCSAAHPLGIGSPVFGTMPLEQYGLEWLQHRFPMAHPFDDGTAAVLSRSVAETAASFGPADAGTYRRLVAPFIGKWDTLVRDFMSLPLTALPRDPVTLARFGLVGLPPSTWLMKRFREDRARALFAGLVAHVIAPLGGFATSAVGLVFALAAHENGWPVARGGSQSISDALSGYLRDCGGVVHTGFEVKRLDDLPPARAYIFDTSPTAVARIADLGRAYENYRYGASVFKIDYAMDGPVPWTAEAPRSAGTVQLGPASRDISAALNQAARGTTAPETPFLITVQPSLVDASRAPEGKHVFWAYGHVPNGWQGDLTDAVERQLERFAPGFRDLVLARATAGPPELAARNANYVGGDIACGAASGLQLLLRSKLSLSPYTTSHPAVFLCSSATPPGPGVHGMSGHNAAKAVWRRLRQA comes from the coding sequence GTGCCGTCGATGCTCGATGCCGTCGTCGTGGGGGCGGGGCCCAATGGACTGACCGCTGCCGCAGAGCTCGCCAGGCGGGGATTCTCCGTCGAGGTCTTCGAGGCCCACGACACCGTCGGCGGAGGTGCGCGCACCGAGGAGCTGACGCTGCCCGGGTTCCGGCACGACCCGTGCTCGGCCGCGCATCCGCTCGGCATCGGCTCACCTGTCTTCGGGACCATGCCCCTGGAGCAGTACGGCCTGGAGTGGCTGCAGCACCGGTTCCCCATGGCGCACCCCTTCGACGACGGCACGGCCGCCGTGCTGTCGCGCTCCGTCGCCGAGACCGCCGCCTCCTTCGGCCCCGCTGACGCGGGAACGTACCGGCGGCTCGTCGCCCCCTTCATCGGCAAGTGGGACACCCTGGTCCGCGACTTCATGTCGCTGCCCCTGACCGCCCTGCCCCGCGACCCGGTTACCCTCGCCCGCTTCGGACTCGTCGGTCTGCCGCCGTCGACGTGGCTGATGAAGCGGTTCAGGGAGGACCGGGCGAGGGCCCTGTTCGCCGGCCTGGTCGCCCATGTGATCGCCCCGCTGGGCGGATTCGCCACCAGCGCCGTCGGGTTGGTGTTCGCGCTCGCCGCGCACGAGAACGGCTGGCCCGTCGCGCGCGGCGGCTCGCAGTCGATCTCCGACGCCCTCTCCGGCTATCTGCGGGACTGCGGAGGCGTCGTGCACACCGGCTTCGAGGTGAAGCGCCTCGACGACCTGCCGCCGGCCCGCGCGTACATCTTCGACACCTCGCCGACCGCCGTCGCCCGGATCGCGGATCTCGGGCGGGCGTACGAGAACTACCGTTACGGCGCAAGCGTGTTCAAGATCGACTACGCGATGGACGGGCCCGTGCCCTGGACGGCAGAGGCGCCGCGCTCCGCCGGGACCGTGCAGCTGGGACCCGCCAGCCGGGACATCTCCGCCGCGCTGAACCAGGCCGCGCGGGGCACCACCGCCCCCGAGACGCCGTTCCTCATCACCGTCCAGCCGAGCCTCGTCGACGCATCGCGCGCCCCCGAGGGCAAGCACGTCTTCTGGGCGTACGGACACGTCCCCAACGGCTGGCAGGGCGACCTCACCGACGCCGTCGAGCGTCAACTCGAGCGCTTCGCACCGGGGTTCCGCGACCTGGTCCTCGCCCGCGCCACGGCGGGACCGCCCGAACTCGCCGCCCGCAACGCCAACTACGTGGGCGGGGACATCGCCTGCGGCGCCGCCTCGGGACTCCAACTGCTCCTGCGCTCCAAGCTGTCGCTGTCCCCGTACACCACCTCCCACCCGGCCGTCTTCCTCTGCTCGTCCGCGACCCCGCCGGGCCCCGGCGTCCATGGCATGTCCGGGCACAATGCGGCGAAGGCCGTCTGGCGCCGTCTGCGCCAGGCATGA
- a CDS encoding O-acetyl-ADP-ribose deacetylase, whose amino-acid sequence MTAITLVRGSITDQRVDAIVNAANSSLLGGGGVDGAIHRQGGPEILEACRKLRASHYGKGLPTGQAVATTAGKLDAQWVIHTVGPVWSGHDDRSALLASCYREALKVAASLGAKTVAFPAVSTGIFGWPMDDGARIALRTVRECATAPVEEVRFVLFDEYAFGEFAEALAAQG is encoded by the coding sequence ATGACGGCCATCACGCTCGTACGCGGCTCCATCACCGACCAGCGGGTCGACGCGATCGTCAACGCCGCCAACTCCTCGCTCCTGGGCGGCGGGGGAGTCGACGGCGCGATCCACCGCCAGGGCGGGCCCGAGATCCTGGAGGCCTGCCGCAAGCTGCGCGCCTCGCACTACGGCAAGGGACTGCCGACCGGCCAGGCCGTCGCGACCACCGCGGGCAAGCTCGACGCCCAGTGGGTCATCCACACCGTCGGCCCCGTCTGGTCGGGCCACGACGACCGCTCGGCCCTCCTCGCCTCCTGCTACCGCGAGGCACTGAAGGTCGCGGCCTCGCTGGGCGCGAAGACCGTCGCCTTCCCCGCCGTCTCCACCGGCATCTTCGGCTGGCCGATGGACGACGGGGCGCGCATCGCACTCCGTACGGTGCGGGAGTGCGCGACCGCGCCCGTCGAGGAGGTCCGCTTCGTGCTCTTCGACGAATACGCCTTCGGGGAGTTCGCCGAGGCCCTGGCAGCTCAAGGCTGA
- a CDS encoding AlkA N-terminal domain-containing protein has protein sequence MHTDTERCVRAVQSKDARFDGWFFTAVLTTRIYCRPSCPVVPPKVENMTFYPSAAACQQAGFRACKRCRPDTTPGSPEWNARADSVARAMRLIRDGVVDREGVPGLAARLGYSTRQIERQLLAELGAGPLALARAQRAQTARLLIETTPLPMAEVAFASGFSSIRTFNDTVREVFALAPGELRTRAARGIAAQTPGAISLRLPYRAPLNPDNLFGHLAATGVPGVEEWRDGAYRRTLSLPYGHGIVALTPAADHISCVLSLTDLRDLTIAISRCRWMLDLDADPVAVDDQLRTDPLLAPLVDKAPGRRVPRTVDAAEFAVRAVLGQQVSTAAARTHAARLVTAHGLPVEDPAGGLTHLFPTSEALAALDPESLALPRSRRTTLTTLVGALADGTLQLGIDSDWDKARAQLMELPGFGPWTVEVIAMRALGDPDAFLPSDLGIRRAAEGLGLPSTPAALTARAAAWRPWRAYAVQYLWATDAHPINHLPA, from the coding sequence ATGCACACCGACACCGAGCGCTGCGTACGCGCCGTCCAGTCGAAGGACGCCCGCTTCGACGGCTGGTTCTTCACGGCCGTCCTGACCACCAGGATCTACTGCCGCCCCAGCTGCCCGGTCGTGCCGCCCAAGGTCGAGAACATGACCTTCTACCCCAGCGCGGCGGCCTGCCAGCAGGCCGGTTTCCGCGCCTGCAAGCGCTGCCGGCCCGACACGACCCCAGGATCGCCCGAGTGGAACGCCCGCGCCGACTCCGTCGCCCGCGCGATGCGCCTGATCCGCGACGGGGTGGTGGACCGCGAAGGCGTCCCCGGCCTCGCCGCCCGCCTCGGCTACTCCACCCGCCAGATCGAACGCCAGCTCCTGGCCGAACTGGGCGCGGGCCCGCTCGCCCTGGCCCGCGCCCAACGCGCCCAGACCGCACGCCTGTTGATCGAGACGACCCCGCTGCCCATGGCGGAGGTCGCCTTCGCCTCCGGCTTCTCCTCCATCCGTACCTTCAACGACACGGTCCGCGAGGTCTTCGCCCTGGCCCCCGGCGAACTCCGCACCCGGGCCGCCCGCGGCATCGCGGCCCAGACCCCCGGCGCGATCTCGCTCCGTCTCCCGTACCGCGCCCCGCTCAACCCCGACAATCTCTTCGGCCACCTCGCGGCGACCGGCGTCCCCGGGGTCGAGGAGTGGCGCGACGGTGCGTACCGCCGCACGCTTTCGCTCCCGTACGGGCACGGAATCGTGGCGCTCACCCCGGCTGCCGACCACATCTCCTGCGTCCTCTCGCTGACCGACCTGCGCGACCTCACGATCGCGATCAGCCGCTGCCGCTGGATGCTGGACCTCGACGCCGACCCGGTCGCCGTAGACGACCAGCTCCGCACGGACCCGCTGCTCGCGCCGCTGGTCGACAAGGCTCCGGGCCGGCGGGTGCCGCGTACGGTCGACGCGGCGGAATTCGCCGTACGGGCGGTGCTCGGCCAGCAGGTGTCGACGGCCGCGGCGCGTACGCACGCGGCGCGCCTGGTGACCGCGCACGGTCTCCCGGTCGAGGACCCGGCGGGCGGCCTCACCCACCTCTTCCCCACCTCGGAGGCCCTGGCCGCACTGGACCCGGAGTCCCTCGCTCTGCCGCGCAGCCGCCGCACGACGCTGACCACACTGGTCGGCGCGCTGGCGGACGGCACACTGCAGCTGGGCATCGACAGCGACTGGGACAAGGCCCGCGCCCAGCTGATGGAGCTGCCGGGCTTCGGCCCCTGGACGGTGGAGGTCATCGCGATGCGGGCGCTGGGCGACCCGGACGCGTTCCTCCCCTCCGACCTGGGGATCCGCCGGGCGGCGGAGGGCCTCGGCCTCCCGTCGACACCGGCGGCGCTCACGGCGAGGGCGGCGGCGTGGCGGCCCTGGCGTGCGTACGCGGTCCAGTACCTGTGGGCGACGGACGCCCACCCCATCAACCACCTTCCCGCGTAA
- a CDS encoding methylated-DNA--[protein]-cysteine S-methyltransferase yields MSSRQHTVVESPYGPLTLVATDGVLSGLYMTSQRHRPPEETFGVPDAEPFGETVRQLEAYFGGELKEFDLELRLEGTEFQRSVWGELVRIPYGETRTYGELAEALGKPGASRAVGLANGKNPIGIIVPCHRVIGSTGSLTGYGGGLDRKQRLLAFEGGVEDEALF; encoded by the coding sequence ATGTCGAGCAGACAGCACACCGTTGTCGAGAGCCCGTACGGTCCGCTGACCCTGGTGGCGACGGACGGGGTCCTCAGCGGCCTCTACATGACGTCCCAGCGGCACCGGCCGCCGGAGGAGACGTTCGGGGTGCCGGACGCAGAGCCCTTCGGGGAGACGGTGCGGCAGCTGGAGGCGTACTTCGGCGGCGAGCTGAAGGAGTTCGACCTGGAACTGCGCCTGGAGGGGACGGAGTTCCAGCGCAGCGTGTGGGGGGAACTCGTCCGGATCCCGTACGGGGAGACGCGGACGTACGGGGAACTCGCGGAGGCGCTGGGGAAGCCGGGGGCTTCGCGGGCGGTGGGTCTGGCGAACGGCAAGAACCCGATCGGGATCATCGTGCCGTGCCACCGCGTGATCGGGTCGACGGGCAGCCTGACGGGATACGGCGGCGGCCTGGACCGCAAGCAGCGGCTGCTGGCGTTCGAAGGCGGGGTGGAGGACGAGGCGCTGTTCTAG
- a CDS encoding SCO6745 family protein, whose translation MADQKNHIELGRVRQLWHLLEPLHAVLYFAPEAFEESDRLGIKSGRWPSYFAWRAAPLGPVGSEQVASAFYSFSPETVAEHVPSVWDAADPETVLTARRRAVDRTYRALLGDRIDSPELAEAAALARRAAEAAVHAGRPLAAANAAQPWPDAPHLVLWQAATILREHRGDGHLAALLIAGLDPVESLVSFAAIGAAPEETFESRGWSREEWAAGRERLVGRGLLEPDGTATEAGRALRAEVERRTDELAAAPWQALGAAEVDRFADLLGDFWVAVIGSGLLPATNTLGIGKV comes from the coding sequence ATGGCGGACCAGAAGAATCACATCGAGCTCGGCCGCGTACGTCAGCTGTGGCACCTGCTGGAGCCGCTACACGCGGTGCTCTATTTCGCTCCGGAGGCCTTCGAGGAGTCGGACCGGCTCGGCATCAAGTCCGGCCGCTGGCCTAGCTACTTCGCCTGGCGGGCCGCGCCGCTCGGGCCGGTCGGGAGCGAGCAGGTGGCGTCCGCCTTCTACAGCTTCAGCCCGGAGACGGTCGCGGAGCACGTTCCCTCCGTATGGGACGCCGCGGACCCCGAGACCGTCCTCACTGCCCGCCGCCGCGCCGTCGACCGTACGTACCGCGCGCTCCTCGGCGACCGGATCGACAGCCCCGAGCTGGCCGAGGCCGCCGCCCTGGCCCGCCGGGCCGCCGAGGCCGCCGTGCACGCGGGCCGGCCGCTCGCCGCCGCCAACGCCGCGCAGCCCTGGCCGGACGCCCCGCACCTGGTGCTCTGGCAGGCCGCGACGATCCTCCGCGAGCACCGCGGCGATGGCCATCTCGCGGCACTGCTGATCGCGGGGCTCGACCCGGTGGAGTCGCTGGTGTCGTTCGCGGCGATCGGGGCGGCGCCCGAGGAGACCTTCGAGAGCCGCGGCTGGAGCAGGGAGGAGTGGGCCGCGGGGCGCGAACGGCTGGTCGGGCGCGGCCTGTTGGAGCCGGACGGCACGGCGACCGAAGCGGGCCGCGCACTGCGCGCCGAGGTCGAGCGCCGTACGGACGAGCTGGCGGCAGCCCCCTGGCAGGCGCTGGGCGCGGCCGAGGTGGACCGGTTCGCCGACCTGCTGGGGGACTTCTGGGTCGCGGTCATCGGGTCGGGGCTGCTGCCGGCGACGAACACGCTGGGCATCGGCAAGGTGTGA
- a CDS encoding TetR/AcrR family transcriptional regulator: protein MATTKSSSYHHGDLRHAVLTAALEVIATEGPGALSLRDLARRAGVSHAAPAHHFKDRTGLLTAIAAEGFDLLADALADAPDLRERGVRYVRFGVEHPAHFQVMFLPDLLRGDDAALLAARARAGGELRAGVTGMPEGGRGDDARLAGIAAWSLAHGFATLLLSENLREPVGERDPEEIFRALAELLF from the coding sequence ATGGCCACCACCAAGAGCAGCTCGTACCACCACGGCGATCTGCGCCATGCCGTCCTGACCGCAGCCCTCGAAGTGATCGCGACCGAGGGCCCCGGTGCCCTGAGCCTGCGCGATCTCGCCCGGCGGGCGGGTGTCTCGCACGCTGCCCCGGCGCACCACTTCAAGGACCGCACGGGTCTGCTCACCGCGATTGCCGCGGAGGGCTTCGACCTGCTGGCGGACGCGCTCGCCGATGCACCCGATCTGCGGGAACGCGGAGTGCGCTATGTGCGGTTCGGGGTCGAACATCCCGCGCACTTCCAGGTCATGTTCCTCCCGGATCTGCTCCGCGGTGACGACGCGGCCCTGCTCGCCGCGCGCGCCCGCGCCGGCGGAGAACTGCGGGCCGGTGTCACCGGGATGCCGGAAGGCGGACGCGGCGATGACGCCCGGCTCGCGGGGATCGCCGCCTGGTCGCTCGCCCACGGGTTCGCCACGCTCCTGCTGAGCGAGAACCTGCGGGAGCCGGTGGGCGAGCGGGATCCGGAAGAGATCTTCCGGGCCCTGGCCGAGCTGCTGTTCTGA
- a CDS encoding SIR2 family NAD-dependent protein deacylase gives MTLIALLTGAGISTDSGIPDYRGPNGLWRRDPEAEKLVTYEYYMADPEIRRRAWLMRRDSETWRAEPNAAHLAIAELERTGTPVRVITQNVDGLHQLAGLPPRKVLELHGTARSVVCTGCSARSSMADALGRVEAGEADPPCLACGGILKSATVMFGQSLDPAVLGEAMGIAKACEVMIAVGTSLQVHPAASLAGIAAENGARLIIVNADPTPYDPLAQEVVREPIGTALPKLLSGYRQG, from the coding sequence ATGACGCTCATCGCCCTGCTGACCGGCGCCGGGATCTCCACCGACTCCGGCATCCCCGACTACCGCGGCCCGAACGGACTGTGGCGGCGCGACCCCGAGGCCGAGAAGCTCGTCACGTACGAGTACTACATGGCTGATCCGGAGATCCGCCGTCGCGCCTGGCTGATGCGGCGCGACAGCGAGACCTGGCGCGCCGAGCCGAACGCGGCGCATCTGGCGATCGCGGAGCTGGAGCGGACGGGGACGCCGGTCCGGGTGATCACCCAGAACGTCGACGGGCTGCACCAGCTGGCGGGGCTGCCGCCGCGCAAGGTGCTCGAACTGCACGGCACGGCGCGGTCGGTGGTCTGCACGGGGTGCTCGGCCCGGTCGTCGATGGCGGATGCGCTGGGGCGGGTGGAGGCGGGGGAAGCCGATCCGCCGTGCCTCGCGTGCGGCGGGATTCTCAAGTCGGCGACGGTGATGTTCGGGCAGTCGCTCGATCCGGCGGTGCTCGGGGAGGCGATGGGGATCGCGAAGGCGTGCGAGGTGATGATCGCGGTCGGCACGAGCCTGCAGGTGCACCCGGCGGCTTCGCTGGCGGGGATCGCGGCGGAGAACGGGGCGCGGCTGATCATCGTGAACGCGGATCCGACGCCGTACGACCCGCTGGCGCAGGAGGTCGTACGGGAGCCGATCGGAACGGCTCTCCCGAAGCTCCTGTCCGGGTACCGGCAGGGCTGA
- a CDS encoding helix-turn-helix transcriptional regulator, with product MAFLLVLRTPVPWPPKRGTPALNEHSRKELGAFLRSRRERADPTATGLPAGGRRRTPGLRREEVSLLSGVSLTWYTWVEQGRDINVSPQVLLALARALQLTDVERTHLFRLAGAGPPASGTDRPPQVSESVRDFLRTLEPNPAFVIDRCFDVLAWNRAVPAVLTPAIDLERPRSELNTVWLLFHEPQLRERMPDWERETRWLTGLLRGQAAYETDNPRFAELVGGLRKSSPRFAELWEAHDVEEFSSSVRLYRHPLVGDLELSNIRLAVEGDAGRSIVVHFAAPGSRSAERLLSLAQRP from the coding sequence GTGGCATTCTTACTGGTGCTGCGGACACCCGTACCGTGGCCGCCCAAGAGGGGGACTCCGGCCCTGAACGAGCACAGCCGCAAGGAACTCGGCGCCTTCCTGCGCTCCCGCCGCGAGCGCGCCGACCCCACTGCGACCGGCCTCCCGGCCGGTGGCCGCCGCCGCACTCCGGGGCTGCGTCGCGAGGAGGTCTCGCTGCTCTCGGGTGTCAGCCTCACCTGGTACACCTGGGTGGAACAGGGCCGCGACATCAATGTCTCCCCGCAGGTGCTGCTCGCCCTGGCCCGGGCGCTGCAGCTGACCGACGTGGAACGCACCCATCTCTTCCGGCTGGCGGGGGCCGGACCGCCCGCATCCGGCACCGACCGCCCTCCTCAAGTGAGCGAGTCCGTACGGGACTTCCTGCGGACGCTGGAGCCGAATCCGGCCTTCGTCATCGACCGCTGCTTCGACGTACTGGCCTGGAACCGGGCCGTCCCCGCGGTCCTCACCCCCGCGATCGACCTGGAGCGGCCACGCTCCGAACTCAACACGGTCTGGCTGCTGTTCCACGAGCCGCAGCTGCGGGAGCGGATGCCCGACTGGGAGCGCGAGACCCGCTGGCTGACCGGGCTGCTGCGCGGTCAGGCGGCGTACGAGACGGACAATCCGCGCTTCGCCGAACTGGTCGGCGGGCTGCGGAAATCCAGCCCGCGGTTCGCCGAACTGTGGGAGGCCCACGATGTGGAGGAGTTCAGCTCCTCGGTCCGGCTGTACCGCCATCCGCTCGTCGGCGACCTGGAGTTGAGCAATATCCGGCTGGCGGTGGAGGGCGATGCGGGGCGCAGCATCGTCGTGCACTTCGCGGCGCCGGGGTCACGCTCGGCCGAACGGCTGCTGTCGCTGGCGCAGCGCCCTTGA